A single Mucilaginibacter inviolabilis DNA region contains:
- a CDS encoding DUF5687 family protein: MVSTFIRHELKAFWRSKNTGKSVAIRVVMALLILYLFLNVLFVGIFLDKLLGEIFANDDLVKSFCGILLIYFLFDLLMRLQLQELPTLRVQPYLHLPIKRNTLVRYLALTAVFSVFNLWPFVLFLPFIFKIIAPDSGFVTALAFIIAIAGLTVFNNYLALYIKRKSNLNGWVFLVSAVVLILITSCDFKWHLYSLHDISYAFFGRLVAIPALAIVPLVLGVVMYYFNFLYLKQNMYLEELTAHKVKIYKSSTDIPVLARFGAVGDLAANEIKLILRNKRPRSALVMGLFFMFYGLIFYTNHLYGQNWYIFVGMFMTGIFIISYGQFMFSWQASHFDGILVSNISFSDFLKAKYLLFTMVSTVAFLLTTPYAYFGWKIVVVHFVMYLWNIGVNTTMVLFFANRNFKRIDLSKGASFNWEGVGATQLLLSFPLILAPYLVYLPFMVFKHPDMGLIALGVIASLFILTRNYWIKQLEADYYSKRYQIAEGFRNK; encoded by the coding sequence ATGGTATCTACTTTCATCAGGCACGAATTAAAAGCTTTCTGGCGATCAAAAAACACAGGTAAAAGCGTTGCTATACGTGTGGTCATGGCGCTGCTCATTCTCTATTTATTTTTAAATGTATTATTTGTAGGCATTTTTTTAGACAAGCTTCTCGGAGAAATATTTGCCAATGACGACCTGGTTAAATCATTTTGCGGCATCCTGCTCATCTATTTTTTGTTTGATTTGCTGATGCGGCTGCAGCTACAGGAATTGCCTACCTTAAGGGTACAACCCTATCTGCACCTCCCCATCAAAAGAAACACCCTGGTAAGGTACCTGGCGCTGACCGCCGTCTTTTCGGTATTTAACCTGTGGCCTTTTGTATTGTTTCTGCCATTTATATTCAAGATCATTGCTCCCGATTCTGGTTTTGTTACCGCGCTTGCTTTTATCATAGCTATTGCCGGGCTCACCGTTTTTAATAATTACCTGGCACTATACATCAAAAGAAAATCGAACTTAAACGGTTGGGTTTTCCTGGTTTCTGCAGTTGTATTGATATTAATCACCTCCTGCGATTTTAAATGGCACTTATATTCCCTGCACGATATATCTTATGCTTTTTTTGGTCGCCTGGTTGCTATTCCGGCTCTGGCCATTGTACCATTAGTATTAGGCGTTGTGATGTACTATTTTAATTTCCTGTACCTGAAACAAAACATGTACCTGGAAGAACTTACCGCGCATAAAGTAAAAATATATAAAAGCAGTACTGATATTCCGGTGCTGGCACGCTTTGGCGCTGTTGGCGACCTGGCCGCAAACGAAATAAAACTGATACTCCGTAATAAGCGACCGCGTTCGGCCCTGGTTATGGGCTTGTTCTTTATGTTTTACGGGCTTATATTTTATACCAACCATTTATATGGCCAAAATTGGTACATTTTTGTGGGCATGTTCATGACAGGTATCTTCATTATCAGCTATGGGCAATTCATGTTTAGCTGGCAGGCATCGCATTTTGATGGTATATTGGTAAGTAACATTAGTTTTTCTGATTTTTTAAAGGCCAAATACCTGCTGTTTACCATGGTATCAACCGTAGCCTTTTTATTAACCACGCCCTACGCTTATTTTGGCTGGAAGATAGTAGTAGTACATTTTGTAATGTATTTATGGAACATCGGCGTCAATACCACAATGGTATTATTTTTTGCCAACCGCAATTTTAAACGCATCGACTTATCAAAAGGAGCATCATTTAATTGGGAAGGCGTTGGCGCAACACAATTATTATTGTCGTTCCCGCTTATTTTGGCGCCATACCTTGTTTACCTGCCTTTTATGGTTTTTAAACATCCTGATATGGGATTGATAGCTCTGGGAGTTATTGCCTCTTTATTTATACTAACCCGTAATTATTGGATAAAACAACTGGAAGCCGACTATTACTCTAAAAGATACCAGATAGCCGAAGGCTTCAGAAACAAATAA
- a CDS encoding ABC transporter ATP-binding protein, which yields MIEIKNLKKVYNDVTVVDIPHLTIAKGESVGLVGNNGAGKTTLFRMILDLIRPESGEILSNGEVVAGHENWKTYTASYLDEGFLIDYLTPEEYLYFIGGLHQQNRAQVDETLATLGDFFNGEILSRGKYIRDLSKGNQCKVGVASCLLQNPQLLMLDEPFANIDPSTQFRLKNMLKDANKSKGITTIVSSHDLNHITDVCDRILLMEKGVIIKDIATNSSTLSELEDYFGVGQTAGATPVTGIDEEENH from the coding sequence ATGATTGAGATAAAAAACCTAAAAAAAGTATATAACGACGTTACTGTTGTTGATATTCCGCACCTGACCATAGCCAAAGGCGAAAGTGTTGGTCTGGTGGGTAATAATGGCGCTGGTAAAACCACGCTGTTCCGCATGATATTGGATTTGATACGCCCGGAAAGCGGTGAAATACTATCAAACGGCGAAGTGGTTGCCGGGCACGAAAACTGGAAAACGTACACCGCATCGTACCTGGATGAGGGCTTTTTAATAGACTACCTTACACCAGAAGAGTACCTGTATTTTATCGGCGGACTGCATCAGCAAAATCGTGCCCAGGTTGATGAAACGCTGGCTACTTTAGGTGATTTTTTTAATGGAGAGATATTAAGCCGGGGCAAATACATCCGCGACCTGTCAAAAGGAAACCAATGCAAGGTTGGTGTGGCATCATGCCTGTTGCAAAACCCGCAACTATTGATGCTGGATGAACCTTTTGCCAATATCGACCCCAGCACACAGTTTAGACTGAAAAACATGCTGAAGGACGCCAATAAAAGCAAAGGCATTACCACCATTGTATCCAGTCATGACCTTAATCACATTACCGATGTATGCGACAGGATCCTGCTGATGGAAAAGGGTGTGATCATTAAAGATATCGCCACCAATTCATCTACCTTAAGCGAGCTGGAAGATTATTTTGGAGTTGGGCAAACGGCAGGTGCGACGCCGGTTACTGGTATTGATGAGGAAGAGAATCATTAG
- a CDS encoding peroxiredoxin family protein produces the protein MNYKSIITALILVLTLQASFAQTKLKTGVWRGALKTKSGTDIPFNFEVKDNAGKQELFVINSTERLKVTDVATKGDSVFIHMPLFDSEFKLKLDAGTLKGNWVRHLGERDALIEFSAEPNTSWRFTSTPEKPAFDISGRWSAIIGEGERADTTVGEFKQTGNKLTGTFLTTTGDYRFLEGSVSGNQLYLSCFDGGHAYTFTATVKDAQSITDGKFVSVGSVQSWTAVKDANAKLPDAYSLTALKPGYKKIDFSFKDMNGKVVSLQDARYKNKVVIVQILGSWCPNCMDETAYMVNYYKKFQSKGVEVIGLAYERTNDFEKSKKALQQVKNRFNVPYPLLITGYTSNKVETAKSLPMLAKVVGFPTTIIIDKSGDVRKIHTGFSGPGTGEYYTEFISEFEKLTNDLLAERVEASK, from the coding sequence ATGAACTATAAATCGATCATCACAGCACTGATACTCGTTTTAACTTTACAGGCATCATTTGCGCAAACCAAACTTAAAACTGGGGTATGGCGCGGTGCCCTTAAAACAAAATCAGGTACAGATATTCCTTTCAATTTTGAGGTAAAAGATAATGCCGGCAAACAAGAATTGTTTGTGATAAACAGTACCGAGCGGCTGAAAGTAACCGATGTTGCTACCAAAGGCGATTCTGTATTTATCCACATGCCTTTGTTTGATTCGGAATTTAAGTTGAAACTGGATGCCGGTACCTTAAAAGGGAACTGGGTAAGACATTTGGGTGAACGTGATGCTTTAATTGAATTTTCGGCAGAGCCAAATACTTCCTGGCGTTTTACTTCAACGCCCGAAAAGCCTGCTTTTGACATCAGCGGGCGTTGGTCGGCCATAATTGGTGAGGGCGAGCGGGCCGATACCACCGTTGGCGAGTTTAAACAAACCGGCAACAAACTTACCGGTACCTTTTTAACCACCACAGGCGATTATCGTTTCCTGGAAGGATCGGTATCGGGCAATCAATTATATCTTTCCTGCTTTGATGGCGGGCATGCTTACACTTTTACCGCCACTGTTAAAGATGCACAAAGCATAACCGATGGCAAATTTGTAAGTGTAGGGTCGGTACAATCGTGGACAGCAGTAAAAGATGCGAATGCTAAACTGCCCGATGCCTATTCGCTTACTGCCCTGAAACCTGGATATAAAAAAATAGATTTCAGTTTTAAAGATATGAACGGCAAAGTGGTTTCTCTTCAGGATGCCCGTTATAAAAACAAAGTGGTTATTGTGCAGATACTGGGTTCATGGTGCCCCAACTGTATGGATGAAACTGCTTACATGGTAAACTACTATAAAAAATTTCAATCAAAAGGGGTAGAGGTTATAGGCCTGGCCTATGAGCGTACCAATGATTTTGAAAAATCAAAAAAAGCTTTGCAGCAAGTGAAAAACAGGTTTAATGTGCCTTATCCTTTGCTGATAACCGGTTACACCAGTAACAAGGTGGAAACGGCTAAGAGTCTGCCCATGCTGGCCAAAGTAGTTGGTTTCCCTACCACCATTATTATTGACAAAAGTGGCGATGTACGCAAAATACATACTGGTTTCAGCGGCCCCGGAACCGGCGAATATTATACCGAGTTTATCAGTGAGTTTGAAAAACTGACGAATGATTTATTGGCTGAGAGGGTAGAGGCCTCTAAGTAA
- a CDS encoding acyl-CoA dehydrogenase, producing the protein MQFEFTEEQLMIRQAARDFAQTELKPGVIERDEHQKFPAEQIKKLGELGFLGMMVSPQYGGSGMDAISYVLVMEELSKVDASASVVVSVNNSLVCYGLEKYGSEAQKQKYLVPLAKGEVIGAFCLSEPEAGSDATSQRTTAIDMGDYYLVNGTKNWITNGNSASTYIVMAQTDASKKHHGINALIIEKGMEGFTIGPKENKMGIRGSDTHSLMFTDVKVPKENRIGDEGFGFKFAMSTLEGGRIGIAAQALGIASGAHELAVQYAKERKAFGKTIADLQAIQFKLADMATEIEAARLLCLKAAWLKDHGKSYTQAGSMAKLFASEVAMRTTVEAVQIHGGYGFVKEYHVERLMRDAKITQIYEGTSEIQRIVISREVLK; encoded by the coding sequence ATGCAATTCGAATTTACAGAAGAACAACTCATGATACGCCAGGCGGCTCGCGATTTTGCACAAACAGAATTAAAGCCGGGAGTGATAGAACGCGACGAGCACCAAAAGTTTCCGGCCGAGCAAATAAAAAAGCTGGGCGAGCTGGGCTTTTTGGGAATGATGGTTTCGCCGCAATACGGAGGGAGTGGTATGGATGCCATATCCTACGTGTTGGTTATGGAGGAACTCTCTAAAGTTGATGCATCGGCATCGGTTGTGGTTTCTGTAAATAACTCGCTGGTTTGCTATGGCCTGGAGAAATATGGTTCTGAAGCGCAAAAACAAAAATACCTGGTGCCTCTGGCTAAAGGTGAAGTGATAGGGGCTTTCTGCCTTTCGGAGCCGGAAGCAGGATCTGATGCAACCTCGCAGCGTACCACCGCCATTGATATGGGCGATTATTACCTGGTTAATGGTACCAAAAATTGGATCACCAACGGAAATTCCGCATCAACTTATATTGTAATGGCCCAAACCGATGCTTCCAAAAAACATCACGGTATCAACGCGCTTATTATAGAGAAGGGCATGGAAGGCTTTACCATAGGTCCGAAGGAAAATAAGATGGGTATACGTGGATCTGATACGCACTCGCTGATGTTTACCGATGTGAAAGTGCCTAAAGAGAATCGTATAGGCGATGAGGGCTTCGGATTTAAATTTGCCATGAGCACACTGGAAGGTGGCCGTATAGGTATTGCCGCACAGGCATTGGGCATAGCATCTGGCGCCCATGAGCTGGCCGTTCAGTATGCCAAAGAACGTAAAGCCTTCGGTAAAACTATAGCCGATTTGCAGGCCATTCAGTTTAAACTGGCCGATATGGCTACCGAGATTGAAGCTGCCCGTTTATTATGCCTTAAGGCAGCCTGGTTAAAAGATCATGGCAAATCATATACACAGGCTGGCTCCATGGCCAAACTTTTTGCATCTGAAGTAGCTATGCGTACTACTGTCGAAGCTGTACAGATACACGGTGGTTATGGCTTTGTGAAAGAATATCATGTAGAGCGCTTGATGCGCGATGCCAAGATTACCCAGATATATGAAGGTACATCCGAAATTCAGCGGATTGTAATTTCTCGCGAAGTTTTGAAATAG
- a CDS encoding helix-turn-helix domain-containing protein, whose protein sequence is MLLTDFEYLNNSDEAFKKKVALQIKNLRRQNQVTQEKFFTETNINIARLESGKIDIRLDTLRKVCYYFDVSLAGFFQGIY, encoded by the coding sequence ATGCTACTTACTGATTTTGAATACCTTAACAATTCCGACGAAGCCTTTAAAAAAAAAGTAGCCCTGCAGATTAAAAACCTGAGAAGACAGAATCAGGTAACCCAGGAGAAATTCTTTACCGAAACAAACATCAATATAGCCCGTTTAGAATCAGGCAAAATTGATATCAGATTAGATACTTTAAGGAAAGTTTGTTACTATTTTGATGTTTCTTTAGCCGGTTTTTTTCAAGGCATTTATTAA